A portion of the Bulleidia sp. zg-1006 genome contains these proteins:
- a CDS encoding carbohydrate kinase family protein, which yields MKKTLIIGTVQAEWLEYVKELPKGNEDYEVLSSHLQLSGSALKAATVYQQFGFPYEVIAPVGEGSVGDELGNYLSEKQIDVQHIEGIHGSSTLLIDTKNRSNRIYAPGVEFNISNNLFTTIEPKDFERVLVFGDALISENAKDVLGLLEEIGQEVYFAPGSYFQAIEDELLDAMLDLHPIMVLEDTDLLLENFDYLETMISGLQEESQNTILFLAQFQALYGFELKQKFLLENRAFADEEYIAIAYSLAKLANIDARNALLFAQEMGIAAKNHQTLSSQQITLFKQRLKGMILHAS from the coding sequence ATGAAAAAAACACTTATTATTGGTACTGTACAAGCCGAATGGCTTGAATATGTTAAAGAATTACCTAAAGGGAATGAAGATTATGAAGTTCTTTCTTCTCATTTGCAACTAAGTGGTTCAGCTTTAAAAGCGGCCACTGTTTATCAACAATTTGGCTTTCCTTATGAAGTGATTGCTCCTGTGGGAGAGGGGAGCGTTGGTGATGAACTAGGTAATTATTTATCTGAGAAACAAATTGATGTGCAACATATTGAAGGCATTCATGGTTCATCGACTTTGCTTATTGATACAAAGAATCGTTCTAATCGCATTTATGCTCCAGGAGTTGAATTTAATATTTCAAATAATTTATTTACAACGATTGAGCCAAAAGACTTTGAACGTGTTTTGGTATTTGGGGATGCTTTGATTAGTGAAAATGCGAAAGATGTGCTTGGTTTATTAGAAGAAATCGGACAAGAAGTTTATTTCGCACCAGGTTCTTATTTCCAAGCCATTGAGGATGAACTATTAGATGCTATGTTGGATTTGCATCCAATTATGGTTTTAGAAGATACGGATTTATTATTAGAAAATTTTGATTATTTAGAAACGATGATTTCCGGTTTACAAGAAGAGAGCCAAAATACCATTTTATTCTTAGCTCAATTTCAAGCTTTATATGGCTTTGAATTAAAGCAAAAGTTCTTATTAGAAAATCGTGCATTTGCAGATGAAGAGTACATTGCAATTGCTTATTCACTGGCAAAGTTAGCTAATATTGACGCAAGGAACGCACTATTATTTGCCCAAGAAATGGGCATAGCTGCCAAAAACCATCAAACGCTTTCTTCT
- a CDS encoding PTS transporter subunit EIIC — MFKTLQKIGKSFMLPIAILPAAGLLLGIGGALSNPTTVAAYPVLANPVLQGIFQVMSAAGNAVFTNLALLLCIGLCVGLAKRDKGTAALAGVVGYLVMTATISALLAIFNPKGNAIDTGVIGAVVIGLIAVTLHNKYQNIQLPQVLGFFGGSRFVPIVTSFAAIGVGAIFFVVWPPFQNLLVTSGQYIAKAGPIGTFLYGFLMRLCGAVGLHHMVYPMFWYTELGGVETVAGVSVAGAQKIFFAQLANPNHVGLFTEGTRFFAGRFSTMMFGLPAVCLAMYHCVPKERRSKYKGLFIGVALTSFITGITEPIEFMFLFVNPLLYIIHAFFDGVSFLIADVLNISIGNTFSGGVIDFTLFGILQGNEHTNWVLQIPFGLAWSVLYYFFFRFYITKFNVMTPGRSEEEEEEIKVESKSSIKEESVEIITALGGSENIEDVDACITRLRVNVKDSSKVDKAKLKKIGATDVLDVDGGIQAIYGAKAVLYKNNMIEILDLDE; from the coding sequence ATGTTTAAGACATTACAAAAAATTGGTAAATCATTCATGTTGCCAATTGCTATTTTGCCGGCGGCCGGTTTACTTCTAGGTATCGGTGGTGCTTTATCTAACCCGACAACGGTAGCGGCTTATCCGGTTTTAGCGAATCCTGTTTTACAAGGGATTTTCCAAGTTATGTCGGCGGCAGGAAATGCGGTCTTCACAAATTTGGCTTTACTATTATGCATTGGTTTGTGCGTTGGTCTAGCAAAGAGGGATAAAGGAACAGCTGCTTTAGCAGGGGTTGTTGGTTATTTGGTGATGACGGCTACGATTTCTGCTTTATTAGCCATCTTTAATCCTAAAGGAAATGCGATTGATACAGGTGTGATTGGAGCTGTTGTGATTGGTCTGATTGCGGTCACATTGCATAATAAGTACCAAAATATTCAATTGCCTCAGGTATTAGGCTTCTTTGGCGGTTCTCGTTTTGTGCCGATTGTAACCAGTTTTGCGGCAATTGGTGTTGGTGCAATTTTCTTTGTGGTATGGCCTCCATTCCAAAACTTATTGGTGACTTCCGGTCAATACATTGCTAAGGCTGGTCCAATTGGAACATTCTTGTATGGTTTCTTAATGCGTTTATGTGGTGCAGTTGGTCTTCATCATATGGTTTATCCCATGTTCTGGTACACCGAACTTGGTGGTGTTGAAACGGTTGCAGGTGTTTCCGTGGCTGGTGCTCAGAAGATTTTCTTTGCTCAACTAGCCAATCCGAACCATGTTGGTTTATTTACCGAAGGAACGCGTTTCTTTGCTGGTCGTTTCTCAACAATGATGTTTGGTTTGCCGGCGGTTTGTCTGGCGATGTATCATTGCGTACCAAAAGAACGTCGTTCAAAGTACAAAGGCTTATTCATTGGTGTGGCTTTAACTTCCTTTATCACCGGAATTACGGAACCAATCGAATTTATGTTCTTGTTTGTTAATCCGTTGTTATATATTATTCATGCTTTCTTTGATGGTGTTAGTTTCTTGATTGCGGATGTATTGAATATTTCGATTGGTAACACTTTCTCTGGTGGGGTAATTGACTTCACATTGTTCGGTATCTTACAAGGAAATGAACATACAAATTGGGTATTACAAATTCCATTTGGGCTAGCGTGGTCCGTACTTTACTATTTCTTCTTTCGATTCTACATCACTAAGTTTAATGTGATGACACCTGGTCGAAGTGAAGAAGAGGAAGAAGAAATTAAGGTGGAATCGAAGTCCTCAATAAAGGAGGAATCAGTAGAAATTATTACGGCTTTAGGTGGCTCTGAAAATATTGAAGATGTGGATGCTTGTATCACTCGTTTGCGAGTGAATGTTAAGGATTCTTCAAAGGTAGATAAGGCAAAACTAAAGAAGATTGGCGCAACAGATGTATTGGATGTAGATGGTGGTATTCAAGCTATTTATGGAGCGAAAGCGGTTCTCTACAAGAATAATATGATTGAGATTTTAGATTTAGATGAATAA
- a CDS encoding PRD domain-containing protein, protein MLKIEKVLNHNVVLCQDDKQRNLIAFGTGLGFQKKAGDSLDETKIVNLYGLKNLARYEKLISETDNQIVSISEEIIRELKECFSQDFDQNIHVSLLDHLRFSVKRYHENIVVQNVFVDETAYFYPKEFAFAKKALRMVNESLKINLPLAEAGFLCMHIHAALHHEDLSFTNLSFQVMSDVLSLIEKNLGVDLRQYEDARQRLMTHIRFAVRRFLDHSEIQNDLKEVIQERYAKAFALAKKISEVIEEKYGLLLNEAEMAYLSVHLENIIRSIPLV, encoded by the coding sequence ATGCTTAAAATTGAGAAAGTGTTAAATCACAATGTGGTTTTATGCCAAGATGATAAACAAAGAAATTTGATTGCTTTTGGGACTGGTCTTGGTTTTCAAAAGAAAGCCGGAGATAGTTTAGATGAAACGAAAATAGTGAATTTGTATGGGCTAAAGAATTTAGCTCGTTATGAAAAATTAATTAGTGAAACAGATAATCAAATTGTTTCTATATCGGAAGAAATCATTCGTGAATTAAAAGAATGCTTTTCACAAGATTTTGACCAAAACATCCATGTGTCTTTATTGGATCACTTACGCTTTAGTGTGAAACGCTATCATGAAAATATTGTTGTACAAAATGTGTTCGTAGATGAAACAGCTTATTTTTATCCCAAGGAATTTGCGTTTGCGAAAAAAGCTTTGCGTATGGTGAATGAAAGTTTAAAAATCAATCTTCCTTTAGCAGAAGCAGGTTTTCTTTGTATGCATATTCATGCGGCTTTGCACCATGAGGATTTAAGTTTTACAAACTTGAGCTTCCAAGTAATGAGTGATGTGCTTAGTCTGATTGAAAAGAACTTAGGCGTTGATTTAAGACAATACGAAGATGCTCGCCAACGCTTGATGACACATATTCGTTTTGCGGTAAGGAGATTTTTAGATCATAGTGAAATTCAAAATGATTTAAAGGAAGTCATTCAAGAACGTTATGCAAAAGCCTTCGCACTTGCGAAAAAGATTTCTGAAGTCATTGAAGAAAAATATGGTTTATTGCTAAATGAAGCGGAAATGGCTTATTTGAGTGTTCATTTAGAAAATATTATTCGTAGTATTCCCTTGGTCTAA
- a CDS encoding PTS glucose transporter subunit IIA — translation MGLFSKKTQVVAPCNGQLKPLEKVNDPVFSKGLAGKGFAVMPSENEIVSSVEGEVTMVFPTGHAFGVKDKKGWEYLIHMGLDTVTLKGEGFETKVKVGQHLRKGDVVSYMDLNLMKEKGLESDVLVLVTNSGDMTMKVSYGKVEKGQVVAEVNHA, via the coding sequence ATGGGTTTATTTTCAAAGAAGACGCAAGTGGTTGCTCCTTGTAATGGTCAGTTAAAACCACTAGAAAAAGTCAATGATCCGGTGTTTTCAAAAGGTTTAGCGGGAAAAGGCTTTGCGGTTATGCCAAGTGAAAATGAGATTGTTTCCTCGGTGGAGGGGGAAGTAACGATGGTTTTTCCGACTGGACATGCCTTTGGTGTAAAGGATAAAAAAGGTTGGGAATATTTAATTCATATGGGTTTAGATACAGTTACTTTAAAAGGTGAAGGCTTTGAAACAAAAGTAAAGGTTGGTCAGCATCTTAGAAAAGGGGATGTTGTTTCTTATATGGATTTAAATTTGATGAAAGAAAAAGGATTAGAAAGTGATGTTCTCGTTTTAGTTACCAATTCAGGCGATATGACAATGAAAGTATCTTATGGAAAAGTGGAAAAAGGACAAGTCGTTGCGGAAGTGAATCATGCTTAA
- a CDS encoding HD family hydrolase: MTIEELMQAMDISIRLKDRTRHCYTQEGRHESVAEHCWMLTMMAFLLKEEYPDVDMNKVIEMCIIHDLGEIFTGDIPSFVKKEKDTTKEKELLLEWLDQLSLPTQERMKSLYIEMEEQKSMEAKIYKALDKMEAVFQHNRSNIQTWLPLEYDLQLTYGEKEASFSSYLKELREAIRQESLLKIEKET, from the coding sequence ATGACCATCGAAGAACTTATGCAAGCCATGGATATTAGTATCCGCTTAAAAGATCGAACAAGGCATTGTTATACACAAGAAGGAAGGCATGAAAGTGTTGCCGAACATTGCTGGATGTTGACAATGATGGCTTTTCTTTTAAAAGAAGAGTATCCCGATGTGGATATGAATAAAGTGATTGAAATGTGCATTATTCATGATTTGGGTGAAATCTTTACCGGTGATATTCCCAGCTTTGTAAAAAAAGAGAAAGATACCACTAAAGAAAAAGAACTTTTATTGGAATGGTTAGATCAATTATCACTTCCAACACAAGAAAGAATGAAGTCTTTGTATATTGAAATGGAAGAGCAGAAGAGTATGGAAGCGAAGATTTACAAGGCTTTGGATAAGATGGAAGCTGTTTTTCAACACAATCGTTCCAATATTCAAACTTGGCTTCCTTTGGAATATGATTTACAACTTACTTATGGTGAAAAAGAAGCTTCATTTTCAAGTTATTTAAAAGAATTAAGAGAAGCTATTCGTCAAGAAAGTCTTTTGAAAATTGAAAAAGAGACGTAA